A region from the Enoplosus armatus isolate fEnoArm2 chromosome 24, fEnoArm2.hap1, whole genome shotgun sequence genome encodes:
- the LOC139306518 gene encoding poly(rC)-binding protein 3-like isoform X1, with the protein MEPIKVQSEGGLNVTLTIRLLMHGKEVGSIIGKKGETVKKMREDSGARINISEGNCPERIVTITGPTDAIFKAFAMIAYKFEEDIINSMSNSPATSKPPVTLRLVVPASQCGSLIGKGGSKIKEMRESTGAQVQVAGDMLPNSTERAVTISGAPEAIIQCVKQICVVMLESPPKGATIPYRPKPASTPVIFSGGQVRADPLGASTANLSLLLQHQPLPAYTIQGQYAIPHPDQLSKLHQLAMQQTPFTPLGQTTPAFPAAGLDASNQASTHELTIPNDLIGCIIGRQGTKINEIRQMSGAQIKIANAMEGSSERQITITGTPANISLAQYLINARFRDVAAMWNDPSSMTTS; encoded by the exons ATGGAGCCCATCAAGGTCCAATCAGAAGGTGGACTGAATGTGACCCTCACCATCAGGCTGCTGATGCACGGCAAG gagGTTGGAAGCATCATAGGAAAG AAAGGAGAAACGGTGAAGAAAATGCGAGAAGAT AGTGGTGCCCGAATCAACATCTCAGAGGGGAACTGCCCTGAGCGGATAGTCACCATCACCGGGCCGACAGATGCTATTTTCAAGGCCTTTGCCATGATAGCCTACAAGTTTGAGGAG GACATAATCAACTCTATGAGCAACAGTCCAGCCACCAGTAAACCCCCTGTAACCCTGAGGCTCGTTGTCCCGGCCAGCCAGTGTGGCTCGCTCATTGGCAAAGGAGGCTCCAAAATCAAAGAAATGAGAGAG TCCACAGGAGCTCAGGTCCAGGTTGCAGGCGACATGCTCCCCAACTCCACCGAGAGAGCAGTGACAATCTCAGGGGCCCCAGAAGCCATCATCCAGTGTGTCAAACAGATATGTGTGGTGATGCTTGAG TCCCCACCGAAAGGTGCCACCATCCCCTACCGCCCCAAGCCTGCCTCCACCCCTGTCATTTTTTCAGGTGGCCAGGTAAGAGCAGACCCTCTGGGGGCGTCCACAGCCAACCTCAGCCTCTTACTGCAGCACCAGCCACTGCCT GCTTACACCATTCAAGGACAGTACGCCATCCCACATCCAGAT CAGTTGAGCAAGCTCCACCAGTTGGCTATGCAGCAAACCCCCTTTACCCCCCTCGGACAGACCACCCCTGCCTTCCCCG CAGCAGGTTTGGATGCCAGTAACCAGGCCAGTACTCATGAACTCACCATTCCCAATGAT CTAATAGGCTGCATAATCGGACGCCAGGGAACCAAAATCAACGAGATCCGTCAGATGTCTGGGGCGCAGATCAAAATTGCTAACGCTATGGAAGGGTCATCGGAGCGCCAGATCACCATCACAGGGACCCCCGCCAACATCAGCCTGGCCCAGTACCTCATCAACGCAAG GTTCAGAGACGTGGCGGCCATGTGGAACGACCCATCTTCCATGACCACATCCTGA
- the LOC139306518 gene encoding poly(rC)-binding protein 3-like isoform X4, whose translation MEPIKVQSEGGLNVTLTIRLLMHGKEVGSIIGKKGETVKKMREDSGARINISEGNCPERIVTITGPTDAIFKAFAMIAYKFEEDIINSMSNSPATSKPPVTLRLVVPASQCGSLIGKGGSKIKEMRESTGAQVQVAGDMLPNSTERAVTISGAPEAIIQCVKQICVVMLESPPKGATIPYRPKPASTPVIFSGGQAYTIQGQYAIPHPDQLSKLHQLAMQQTPFTPLGQTTPAFPGLDASNQASTHELTIPNDLIGCIIGRQGTKINEIRQMSGAQIKIANAMEGSSERQITITGTPANISLAQYLINARFRDVAAMWNDPSSMTTS comes from the exons ATGGAGCCCATCAAGGTCCAATCAGAAGGTGGACTGAATGTGACCCTCACCATCAGGCTGCTGATGCACGGCAAG gagGTTGGAAGCATCATAGGAAAG AAAGGAGAAACGGTGAAGAAAATGCGAGAAGAT AGTGGTGCCCGAATCAACATCTCAGAGGGGAACTGCCCTGAGCGGATAGTCACCATCACCGGGCCGACAGATGCTATTTTCAAGGCCTTTGCCATGATAGCCTACAAGTTTGAGGAG GACATAATCAACTCTATGAGCAACAGTCCAGCCACCAGTAAACCCCCTGTAACCCTGAGGCTCGTTGTCCCGGCCAGCCAGTGTGGCTCGCTCATTGGCAAAGGAGGCTCCAAAATCAAAGAAATGAGAGAG TCCACAGGAGCTCAGGTCCAGGTTGCAGGCGACATGCTCCCCAACTCCACCGAGAGAGCAGTGACAATCTCAGGGGCCCCAGAAGCCATCATCCAGTGTGTCAAACAGATATGTGTGGTGATGCTTGAG TCCCCACCGAAAGGTGCCACCATCCCCTACCGCCCCAAGCCTGCCTCCACCCCTGTCATTTTTTCAGGTGGCCAG GCTTACACCATTCAAGGACAGTACGCCATCCCACATCCAGAT CAGTTGAGCAAGCTCCACCAGTTGGCTATGCAGCAAACCCCCTTTACCCCCCTCGGACAGACCACCCCTGCCTTCCCCG GTTTGGATGCCAGTAACCAGGCCAGTACTCATGAACTCACCATTCCCAATGAT CTAATAGGCTGCATAATCGGACGCCAGGGAACCAAAATCAACGAGATCCGTCAGATGTCTGGGGCGCAGATCAAAATTGCTAACGCTATGGAAGGGTCATCGGAGCGCCAGATCACCATCACAGGGACCCCCGCCAACATCAGCCTGGCCCAGTACCTCATCAACGCAAG GTTCAGAGACGTGGCGGCCATGTGGAACGACCCATCTTCCATGACCACATCCTGA
- the LOC139306873 gene encoding leucine-rich repeat-containing protein 3-like: MGASQRCRSSIKPPSCGSPLFVGTLWLLSVIMTACACPKICHCTDRNGVVVQCTSHNLENIPPNLPKDTVVLLLSSNQIRHIPKEAFTDLHRLRELDLSHNAIESVEVGAFQGISESLRTLDLSNNHLSSLPKDTFAKLHARVRLSHNPWHCECSLQEVLRELRLDPETVNEVSCYTSVQEEYVGQPVIQVLDSGINFCNFHHKTTDVAMFVAMFCWFSMVTAYIIYYIKHNQEDARRHMEYLKSLPSTSHISKDYDTASSVF, translated from the coding sequence ATGGGGGCCTCTCAAAGGTGCAGGTCATCCATAAAACCTCCTTCCTGTGGTTCTCCTTTGTTTGTGGGAACGTTGTGGCTTCTGTCGGTGATTATGACTGCGTGTGCTTGCCCTAAGATCTGTCACTGCACTGACAGGAACGGTGTGGTGGTGCAGTGCACCTCGCACAACTTGGAGAACATCCCGCCGAACTTGCCCAAAGACACCGTCGTTCTCTTGCTTTCGTCTAACCAGATCAGACACATCCCAAAGGAGGCCTTCACGGACCTGCACCGCCTCAGGGAACTGGACTTATCTCACAACGCCATTGAGAGCGTGGAGGTCGGTGCCTTTCAAGGAATTTCCGAGAGCCTGCGGACCTTGGATCTTTCAAACAACCACCTCAGCAGCCTCCCAAAGGACACCTTCGCCAAGCTCCACGCCCGCGTCCGCCTATCCCACAACCCCTGGCACTGCGAGTGCTCTCTGCAGGAGGTGCTGCGGGAGCTGAGGCTCGACCCCGAGACTGTGAACGAGGTCAGCTGCTACACGTCAGTGCAGGAGGAGTACGTGGGACAACCGGTGATCCAAGTCTTGGACTCGGGGATCAACTTTTGCAATTTCCACCACAAGACGACAGACGTGGCCATGTTCGTGGCCATGTTCTGCTGGTTCTCCATGGTGACAGCTTACATCATTTACTACATCAAACACAACCAGGAGGATGCCAGGAGGCACATGGAGTACCTCAAGTCCCTGCCCAGCACTTCCCACATTAGCAAGGACTACGACACAGCCAGCAGCGTGTTTTAG
- the LOC139306518 gene encoding poly(rC)-binding protein 3-like isoform X3, producing the protein MEPIKVQSEGGLNVTLTIRLLMHGKEVGSIIGKKGETVKKMREDSGARINISEGNCPERIVTITGPTDAIFKAFAMIAYKFEEDIINSMSNSPATSKPPVTLRLVVPASQCGSLIGKGGSKIKEMRESTGAQVQVAGDMLPNSTERAVTISGAPEAIIQCVKQICVVMLESPPKGATIPYRPKPASTPVIFSGGQVRADPLGASTANLSLLLQHQPLPAYTIQGQYAIPHPDLSKLHQLAMQQTPFTPLGQTTPAFPGLDASNQASTHELTIPNDLIGCIIGRQGTKINEIRQMSGAQIKIANAMEGSSERQITITGTPANISLAQYLINARFRDVAAMWNDPSSMTTS; encoded by the exons ATGGAGCCCATCAAGGTCCAATCAGAAGGTGGACTGAATGTGACCCTCACCATCAGGCTGCTGATGCACGGCAAG gagGTTGGAAGCATCATAGGAAAG AAAGGAGAAACGGTGAAGAAAATGCGAGAAGAT AGTGGTGCCCGAATCAACATCTCAGAGGGGAACTGCCCTGAGCGGATAGTCACCATCACCGGGCCGACAGATGCTATTTTCAAGGCCTTTGCCATGATAGCCTACAAGTTTGAGGAG GACATAATCAACTCTATGAGCAACAGTCCAGCCACCAGTAAACCCCCTGTAACCCTGAGGCTCGTTGTCCCGGCCAGCCAGTGTGGCTCGCTCATTGGCAAAGGAGGCTCCAAAATCAAAGAAATGAGAGAG TCCACAGGAGCTCAGGTCCAGGTTGCAGGCGACATGCTCCCCAACTCCACCGAGAGAGCAGTGACAATCTCAGGGGCCCCAGAAGCCATCATCCAGTGTGTCAAACAGATATGTGTGGTGATGCTTGAG TCCCCACCGAAAGGTGCCACCATCCCCTACCGCCCCAAGCCTGCCTCCACCCCTGTCATTTTTTCAGGTGGCCAGGTAAGAGCAGACCCTCTGGGGGCGTCCACAGCCAACCTCAGCCTCTTACTGCAGCACCAGCCACTGCCT GCTTACACCATTCAAGGACAGTACGCCATCCCACATCCAGAT TTGAGCAAGCTCCACCAGTTGGCTATGCAGCAAACCCCCTTTACCCCCCTCGGACAGACCACCCCTGCCTTCCCCG GTTTGGATGCCAGTAACCAGGCCAGTACTCATGAACTCACCATTCCCAATGAT CTAATAGGCTGCATAATCGGACGCCAGGGAACCAAAATCAACGAGATCCGTCAGATGTCTGGGGCGCAGATCAAAATTGCTAACGCTATGGAAGGGTCATCGGAGCGCCAGATCACCATCACAGGGACCCCCGCCAACATCAGCCTGGCCCAGTACCTCATCAACGCAAG GTTCAGAGACGTGGCGGCCATGTGGAACGACCCATCTTCCATGACCACATCCTGA
- the LOC139306518 gene encoding poly(rC)-binding protein 3-like isoform X2 — MEPIKVQSEGGLNVTLTIRLLMHGKEVGSIIGKKGETVKKMREDSGARINISEGNCPERIVTITGPTDAIFKAFAMIAYKFEEDIINSMSNSPATSKPPVTLRLVVPASQCGSLIGKGGSKIKEMRESTGAQVQVAGDMLPNSTERAVTISGAPEAIIQCVKQICVVMLESPPKGATIPYRPKPASTPVIFSGGQVRADPLGASTANLSLLLQHQPLPAYTIQGQYAIPHPDQLSKLHQLAMQQTPFTPLGQTTPAFPGLDASNQASTHELTIPNDLIGCIIGRQGTKINEIRQMSGAQIKIANAMEGSSERQITITGTPANISLAQYLINARFRDVAAMWNDPSSMTTS, encoded by the exons ATGGAGCCCATCAAGGTCCAATCAGAAGGTGGACTGAATGTGACCCTCACCATCAGGCTGCTGATGCACGGCAAG gagGTTGGAAGCATCATAGGAAAG AAAGGAGAAACGGTGAAGAAAATGCGAGAAGAT AGTGGTGCCCGAATCAACATCTCAGAGGGGAACTGCCCTGAGCGGATAGTCACCATCACCGGGCCGACAGATGCTATTTTCAAGGCCTTTGCCATGATAGCCTACAAGTTTGAGGAG GACATAATCAACTCTATGAGCAACAGTCCAGCCACCAGTAAACCCCCTGTAACCCTGAGGCTCGTTGTCCCGGCCAGCCAGTGTGGCTCGCTCATTGGCAAAGGAGGCTCCAAAATCAAAGAAATGAGAGAG TCCACAGGAGCTCAGGTCCAGGTTGCAGGCGACATGCTCCCCAACTCCACCGAGAGAGCAGTGACAATCTCAGGGGCCCCAGAAGCCATCATCCAGTGTGTCAAACAGATATGTGTGGTGATGCTTGAG TCCCCACCGAAAGGTGCCACCATCCCCTACCGCCCCAAGCCTGCCTCCACCCCTGTCATTTTTTCAGGTGGCCAGGTAAGAGCAGACCCTCTGGGGGCGTCCACAGCCAACCTCAGCCTCTTACTGCAGCACCAGCCACTGCCT GCTTACACCATTCAAGGACAGTACGCCATCCCACATCCAGAT CAGTTGAGCAAGCTCCACCAGTTGGCTATGCAGCAAACCCCCTTTACCCCCCTCGGACAGACCACCCCTGCCTTCCCCG GTTTGGATGCCAGTAACCAGGCCAGTACTCATGAACTCACCATTCCCAATGAT CTAATAGGCTGCATAATCGGACGCCAGGGAACCAAAATCAACGAGATCCGTCAGATGTCTGGGGCGCAGATCAAAATTGCTAACGCTATGGAAGGGTCATCGGAGCGCCAGATCACCATCACAGGGACCCCCGCCAACATCAGCCTGGCCCAGTACCTCATCAACGCAAG GTTCAGAGACGTGGCGGCCATGTGGAACGACCCATCTTCCATGACCACATCCTGA